The Solanum pennellii chromosome 4, SPENNV200 genomic interval TTGAATATTCCCTTCCATCATTTTCAATACAAAATGCTATTCTCAAAGTTGAGCTtacatatttgagtcttttatattcaaaataatttaattaataattaaataataacataaataagttTTTCCTCAAACCAAAATACCATAAATACATAAGcagatttttctcaaatttcatgTCTTCGGAAATAGGTCATTCAGCTTCTTGTTTCAGGCGATAATGAGTAGCAGCAAGTGCAGATTTCTCTTCAAAAATGGGTTGGTTCCAAATTTGGCAGAATACCCATCAGTAACAACCTTACTTGAAGCCCACCAAGGTATTTTACcttcttttgttgttttaacAAATAGGCTTTTTCAACAAATAAATGGTAGAGATGGTAGAAACTTAAAGGTacaatattttttccatttcaGGTGCATATACAACAACTAGAACTCACAGTGGTGGTTCACTGTTGTTGTTTTGGGAAAGGCATATGAGCAGACTCTCTGATTCTCTAAAAATTCTCTTGAACTCTAACCCAGAACTTTTATTCAATTCAGAAACATGTAGAGTCCCTTTTTCCTTAGTATCAACAAAACCAACCATGTGGGATTCATTGGTTCAATCTCTTGTGGATGATTCCATGAAAAAAGCTCTGCCGCTTGTATTGAACAAAAGAACAAGTGGGGAGGAATTGGCCATTACATGTCTTGTCAGTGGACATGTTGATAGTTTGGAGCAACTTGAGGAAAAGTTTTCTACagcttttgatgtttatgtccATGTTGGTTCCTATGTTCCTCCGCTCTTTGGTATTCACGAAAATGCAGCACATTTGGCAGTTGTAGGTCGTGGTAGACGCGTTGCAAATGCCAAATACTCAGATTGGGTTAGGTAATTGTGCATGAACAGCTGGTTGCTTTCCTTTTAACCGTGATGTACTCATGGAGTTTCCCGTTGATACTAATGGATGGTGATTTCGTTTGACGAGAGGGAGTTGCTCCGATGGTAAGCACCCCTCACTTCCAACCCTATGGTTGTGAGTTTGAGTCACCAAGGGAGAAAAAAGGGTGGGAACTCCTTTAGAGGGggtaaaaaggagaaaaagatggTGATTTTGCTGTAGTATCTGATTTGAAGATATAGGGAAGAGATGAACTTTGTTGACATAATCTTTTTTGGTAATGGAAATTTGTTGTTTTCGTTATAGGTAGGCAAAGGAAACAATTGGAGAAGCTGAGGCCACCTTCTGTCAACGAGCTCCTGTTGTCAAACAATGGCGATCAGATCTTAGAGGGTTGTTTGACTAATCTTTTTGTTGTTTGCCACAAGGTAAGTGTCGTTAGAAAACTGTTATTAGGTCGACCTAGTCCTATTTTGTTAAAGTTTTGTGTTGCACTAAGAAAAGTTGGAATTTTTCTTATTCTGTATAATCTTTTATCATGGCTAGATTTCAGATGACCAAAACCATTTCTGTTCAATTGATTTTGTTAATAACAACTGGAACTGAGATCTTATTTGATCTTGTAAAAGGTGTACCAATTTATTAGTTCATTGATGGTTTTTCTGGGAAGTTGAGTTTCATCAGCTTAAGAATGTAAAGCCGTAGTTGTTTAATTAGAGATTTCATTTGTTGAAGGGAACAATTGGTCTTTTTAAGACAGCCATTGTTTTTGTTGGTGGAGAATTGTAAAATCTGAATTTTACACTAGATTTAGAGTACTCACTGTTGTAATTATACAACCTGACTTTGTGGCATCTTTAAGccatacataaataattcatCAGTGAATTTAGTGCTTAGATTGAAACCTTTCTATGAGACTTAAGATCTATAATAATGGGCTTGTCTTCTAGTTGTACAGTTTGAACATAGCTTGACAAATTTTAATTGTCAATTACAGGAAGGTTATTGattgtatatttaaatttagttcAGATAAGCGCCATCTTGTTGCTAGTCTTCTAACAATAATGAAAGTTCTTTTTGATAAAGTAACAATTAATAAAACTTACATTGTACTGATCAAAAAGTTGTAAGCTTTACTTCTGGGCACACTGGAATGACTTGGACTAGCCGAACTACTCCTGAATTTTAAGGTTATTGGAGCTATAGAAAAAAATCACGGGGGCTATAAAAGTTTGAGTGAAGCTTGAAGAAAATATGGAACACAATCCCTGCATGCATTTAGTGGTCTATCTGGAAAGAAATCTGGGGTGCTTTTGAAGATGTACCAACTCCTTGCTGAAGGTCCAGACTAGTTATATACTTCTCCTGTTTATTTGGTGTAGGGAGTAATATGTACACGAGGCTGAATCACCACCGATTGATTTGTAGGTTGACTTAGAAGGAAGTAGCTATACTTTTGCTTTTTGGATGTACATGATACAACACCATCTTAGTGctgatttcaaaaaataagggaAGAAGCTCTTTTACAGCTCAAGGGAAAAAAGTGTTAAGCTTTACTTTAAAATGGACACAGCATCTGCGCTGAAGGCATATTAACTTCTATCTAGCAGGAGTTACAGCAATTACTAGCTAAGCTATCCCCAAGTAGTGCATTAGTATTATTTTGCTGAGGATAAGGTAAATCCTTAGTGACGACATTCCATCTTCTCCTTCACAAAGTGAATGCAGGATGTTCTTAACTTGATGTGAAAAGcttatgtaaaaaaaaacatattgtcCAAGGAGCATTTATGTGTTATTTAGAAAAATACTATGGGGGTGGAATGGAGTGGGAGTTTGGGGATGGCATAGGATAGGATGGTCAAGGGGAGGGGTGGGGGTAGGGGACTGCTTGGAGGTGGGAGGAGACAAACTTCACCAATGAAACTTTTTTT includes:
- the LOC107017236 gene encoding uncharacterized protein LOC107017236, with translation MSSSKCRFLFKNGLVPNLAEYPSVTTLLEAHQGAYTTTRTHSGGSLLLFWERHMSRLSDSLKILLNSNPELLFNSETCRVPFSLVSTKPTMWDSLVQSLVDDSMKKALPLVLNKRTSGEELAITCLVSGHVDSLEQLEEKFSTAFDVYVHVGSYVPPLFGIHENAAHLAVVGRGRRVANAKYSDWVRQRKQLEKLRPPSVNELLLSNNGDQILEGCLTNLFVVCHKDVNGDNHKSTVSIELQTAPIRDGVLPGVVRQVILDICSRNKIPVREIAPAWSERETWSEAFITSSLRLLQHVEVIQAPSSWGSLDTQTWTDVSWEEKRFENAPGRITAFIQKDVMEMASMEGYPVSLFNDR